CGGACTGCTCCACGTGGTGGGGTCGGTAGCATCAAGCACCGGCACGGAGTGCACGCCTGCCCTTTCCACCGCCGGTCGAAACTGCCGGAGGTCCCCATGAGCGCAGAGGCCACCAACCCTGGTGCCCACAGCCGCAGGCGCGGCCGTCCCAGGATCGACCTCCGCAGGATCGGCCGTGCCGCCCTCATGGGGCCCACCGCCCGGGACCGGCTCCCCGACGCGATCGGCCATGTCGCCGAGGCGCATCGCGCGCATCACCCGGACGCCGACCTCGCCAATCTGCGCAAGGCGTACGTCCTGGCCGAGTCCTCGCACCGCGGGCAGTTCCGCAAGAGCGGCGAGCCGTACATCACGCACCCTCTCGCCGTCACCCTGATCCTCGCCGAACTGGGTGCGGAGACCACGACGCTGACCGCGTCCCTCCTCCACGACACCGTCGAGGACACCGAGGTGACGCTCGATCAGGTGCGTACGGAGTTCGGCGCCGAGGTCTGCTATCTGGTCGACGGCGTCACCAAACTGGAGAAGGTCGACTACGGCGCCGCCGCCGAGCCGGAGACCTTCCGCAAGATGCTCGTCGCCACGGGCAACGACGTCCGTGTGATGTCGATCAAACTCGCCGACCGGCTCCACAACATGCGCACGCTCGGCGTCATGCGCCCCGAGAAACAGGCCAGGATCGCCAGGGTCACCCGTGACGTCCTCATCCCCCTCGCCGAACGGCTCGGCGTACAGGCGCTCAAGACCGAGCTGGAGGACCTGGTCTTCGCGATCCTGCACCCGGAGGAGTACGAACGCACCCGCGCCCTCATCGCCGACAACGCCACCGCGGGCGACGCGCTCGCCGCCACCGCGGAGGACTTCAGAGTGGTGCTGCGGGACGCCGGCATCGCGGCCGAAGTCCTCATCAGGCCACGGCACTTCGTGTCGGTGCACCGCTCGCGGCTCAAGCGGGGCGAGATGCGCGGCACGGACTTCGGACGGCTGCTGGTGCTGGTCGGCGAGGACGCCGACTGCTATGGCGTCCTGGGCGAGCTGCACACGTGCTTCACCCCGGTGATCTCCGAGTTCAAGGACTTCATCGCCGCCCCCAAGTTCAACCTGTACCAGTCGCTGCACACCGCCGTCGCGGGTCCGGACGGCGCGGTCGCCGAAGTCCTCATCCGTACACACCAGATGCACAAGGTCGCCGAAGCCGGGGTGATCGCCCTCGGTAATCCGTACGTACCCCTGGAGCCGGCCGAGGGGATGGAGCCGGCCGACGGCGAACGTGCCGACCCCACCCGGCCCGGCTGGCTCTCCCGCCTCCTCGAGTGGCAGCAGTCCACCCCCGACCCCGACACCTTCTGGACCTCCCTGCGCGCTGATCTGGCGCAGGACCGGGAGATCACCGTCTACCGCGCCGACGGCGGCATGCTCGGGCTGCCGGCCGGAGCGAGCTGCGTGGACGCCGCCTACGCGCAGTACGGCGAGGAGGCGCACGCCTGTATCGGCGCGCGCGTCAACGGCCGGCTGGCGACGCTGAGCACGGTGCTGAGCGACGGCGACACAGTGCATCTGCTGCTCGCCCAGGACGCCGCGTCAGGCCCCTCGCCCGACTGGCTCGACCAAGCGCGTACGCCGGCCGCGCGGATCGCCATCAGCAGCTGGCTCCAGTCGCATCCGGAGGGGGCGAAGATCCCCGCGGCCGCTCCCCGCCGGGCAGCACCCGTCACGGCCGACCGGCGCGCCGCCGCGAACGCCGTCGTCGATCTGCCGGACGCGACCGTACGTCTCGCCGGCTGCTGTACGCCGGTGCCGCCCGACGCCGTCACCGGCTTCGCGGTACGCGGCGGCGCTGTGACGGTCCACCGCGAGGAGTGCCCGGCCGTGGCCCGTATGAGAGCCCTGGACCGCGAGCCCATCGGGGTGAGCTGGGGCGATGCCGCAGAGTGCCGGGTGACCCTGATCGCCGAGTCCTTCGGCCGCCCGCGTCTGCTGGCCGACCTCACGGAAGCCATCGCCACCGAGGGCGCCGCGATCGTCTCGGCCACTGTCGAGCCGCCCAGCGAACAGCGCGTACGCCACACGTACACCCTTCAACTCCCCGATGCCGCAGGTCTTCCCGCCCTGATGCGCGCCATGCGCGATGTGCCGGGGGTGTACGACGTGAGCCGCACCCAGCATCCGGCGGCCACCGCCTGACCCCGTTCGGGTGGGCACGACGCGCGGCGTCACGCTCCTCGCCGGGCGCGCTGATAGCGGTAGGGGATGCTGCACACCTCTCGGCGCCGCCTGCGTGCCGCCCTCCTGGCCGCCGCCTCGGCCACCCTCGTCGCCGCGGCCCTGCCCTCGCCCGCACCACTCGGCATCGGCGATCCGCTCTTCCCTCACCTGGGCAATCCCGGTTACGACGTTCTCGCGTACGACATCGCCTTCACCTACGGGGGAAGTAACAGCAAGCCGCTGGACGCCGTTACCAAGATCGACGCGCGCGTGACTCGGCGACTGGACAGCGTCAACCTCGACTTTACGCACGGCACGGTCCGCACGGTCGAAGTGAACGGCCTCCCCGCCGAGTTCGCGACCGCCGGGGAGGACCTGGTCGTCACACCGCCGGACGCCGTCGAGGAAGGATCGCGGCTGCGGATCACCGTCACCCACACCAGCGACCCGCGAGGAACCAAGGGCGGCGAGGGCTGGGTGCGCACCTCCGACGGGCTGGTGATGGCGAACCAGGCCGATGCCGCGCACCGGGTCTTCCCGTCCAACGACCACCCCGCCGACAAGGCGTACTTCACCTTCCGGATCACCGCGCCCAGCGAGCTCACCGCCGTGGCCAACGGGGTGCGGACGGCGAAGGCCCAGGCCGGGTCCACCACCACATGGGCGTACCGGACCAGTCACCCCATGGCCACCGAGCTGGCCCAGGTGTCGATCGGCCGCTCGGCCGTCGTCCGGCGCGTGGGGCCGCACGGACTGCCCGTACGCGATGTCGTCCCGGCCGCTGACCGGACGAAGCTCGAGCCCTGGCTGAGTAAGACCCCGGGACATCTGGAGTGGATGGAGCAGCAGGTCGGCCCCTATCCCTTCGAGACGTACGGAGTGCTGATCGCCGACGCCGACACCGGATACGAGCTGGAGACGCAGACGCTCTCGCTCTTCGAGCGCTCGATCTTCACCTCCGGCGCCTACCCGGAGTGGTACGTCGAGTCGATCATGGTGCACGAGCTCGCACACCAGTGGTTCGGCAACAGCGTCTCGCCCCGCACCTGGTCCGATCTGTGGCTGAACGAGGGGCATGCCAGCTGGTACGAGGCGATGTACGCCGAGGAGAAGGCGCATCAGTCGCTGGAGCTGCGGATGCGCGACGCGTACAAGCAGTCCGACAACTGGCGGGCTGCGGGTGGACCGCCGGCTGCCCCCAAGCCGCCGACCGCCGGGCAGAAGATCAGTCTCTTCCGGCCTGTGGTGTACGACGGCAGCTCGCTCGTCCTGTACGCGCTGCGCCAGACGATCGGCAAGGAGGCCTTCGGCCGGCTGGAGCGGGCCTGGGTGAGCGGATACCGGGACGGGACGGCGACCACCGCCGACTTCGCGGCACTGGCTTCGCGGATCGCCGGGCGCGACCTGTCGGTGTTCTTCAAGGCGTGGCTGTACGGGGAGCGGACGCCGCCGATGCCGGGGCACGCGGACTGGCGGAGCAAGGCCGTCGCGGCGCCCAAGGCCCACTGACCATCGCGACTCCCAAGGTGCCTGGCGGCGGCCACGGAAAGGCCTCCAAGCCGCTCGGAAAGGCCTCCAAGCCGCACGGAGGAGCTTCCAGGCCCCACGGAAACCGGGATGACGGCCCTGGCAGGCCCGTGCGACCATCAACAGGTCGGCGACGCGGCCGGGGACGGAATCCTGATCGGGAATCATCCGGGTCCGTTACGCGTTGTGACTGGCGTACCGGACTTTTCTCCGGTCCCTTTTCCATCGACTCCCATCGACGTAAGGATCCAATGACCTCCTCTTCATCCCCTTCCCAGGACGAGCAGAGTTTCGCGGAGACGCGCACCGAGAGCCTTCGGGCCGATGCCCTGATGGAAGAGGACGTCGCCTGGAGCCACGAGATCGACGGAGACCGGGACGGCGATCAGTTCGACCGCTCCGAGCGTGCGGCGCTGCGGCGCGTGGCGGGCCTCTCCACCGAGCTCGAGGACGTCACCGAGGTCGAGTACCGGCAGCTGCGCCTGGAGCGTGTGGTGCTGGTCGGTGTATGGACCACGGGGACCGTGCAGGACTCGGAGAATTCCCTCGCGGAGCTGGCGGCGCTCGCCGAGACGGCGGGCGCGCTGGTGCTCGACGGCGTCATCCAGCGCCGTGACAAGCCGGACCCGGCCACCTACATCGGCTCGGGCAAGGCGCAGGAGCTGCGTGACATCGTGCTCGAAACCGGCGCCGACACCGTCGTCTGTGACGGTGAGCTCAGCCCGGGCCAGCTGATTCACCTCGAGGATGTCGTCAAGGTCAAGGTGGTCGACCGGACCGCCCTGATCCTCGACATCTTCGCCCAGCACGCCAAGTCCCGAGAGGGCAAGGCACAGGTCGCGCTGGCGCAGATGCAGTACATGCTGCCGAGGCTGCGCGGCTGGGGTCAGTCGCTGTCCCGACAGATGGGCGGTGGCGGTTCCGGTTCCTCCGGCGGCGGTATGGCCACCCGTGGTCCCGGTGAGACCAAGATCGAGACGGACCGGCGTCGGATCCGCGAGAAGATGGCGAAGATGCGCCGGGAGATCGCGGAGATGAAGACCGGCCGCGAGATCAAGCGACAGGAGCGCCGGCGCAACAAGGTGCCCTCCGTCGCGATCGCCGGTTACACCAACGCCGGAAAGTCCTCGCTGCTCAATCGCCTCACGGGCGCGGGCGTGCTGGTGGAGAATTCCCTGTTCGCCACCCTCGACCCGACCGTGCGCCGGGCCGAGACGCCCAGCGGGCGGCTGTACACGCTGGCCGACACCGTCGGGTTCGTACGGCACCTGCCGCACCACCTCGTCGAGGCCTTCCGCTCCACCATGGAGGAGGTCGGCGACTCCGACCTGATCCTGCATGTGGTGGACGGATCGCACCCGGCGCCGGAGGAGCAGCTGGCAGCTGTGCGCGAGGTGATCCGCGAGGTGGGCGCGACCAACGTGCCCGAGATTGTGGTGATCAACAAGGCGGACGCGGCCGACCCGCTCGTACTGCAGCGGCTGCTGCGCATCGAGCGGCACGCGATCGCGGTGTCGGCGCGGACCGGCATGGGCATCGACGAGCTGCTCGCGCTGATCGACGTGGAGCTGCCGCGGCCCAAGGTCGAGATCGAGGTGCTCGTGCCGTACACCCAGGGCGGGCTGGTCTCGCGGGTGCACGCCGAGGGCGAGGTTCTTTCCGAGGAGCACACCACGGAGGGCACCCTGCTCAAGGCGCGGGTGCACGAGGAGCTGGCGGCGGCGCTGGCGCCGTATGTGCCGGTGGCCGGCTGATCAGGTACTGAACCAAGCGGAAGGCCCGCCCCTCGTTGAGGGGCGGGCCTTCCGTCGTTCGGTGTCCTGCGTGTCCAGCAGGCTTACTGACCCGCGAACTTCTTGCTGACCGCGTTGTATACGCCCTTGGCCTCGTCACCCAGGCGCGGACCGGCCAGCCAGCCGGCCGTGACCGGGCCGATGGAGGTGTTGGACACCAGCGCGTCCTTGCCGTCCTGGCCCTTGGCCACCCAGCCGCCGCCGGAGGAACCGCCGGTCATGGTGCAGCCGATGCGGTACATCGTCGGGTCGTTGGCCTTGATGGACAGCCGGCCCGGCTTGTCGGCGCACTGGAAGAGCTTCTGGCCGTCGAACGGCGGCGCCGCCGGGTAGCCGGTCGCCGTCATGTTGTCGATCTCCGGCACGGCCGGGGCGCTGAAGTCCACCGGAAGCGCGGAACCGACGGTCTCCTCAAGCGACTTGCCGGTGCCACCCTTCTCGGGGGTGACGTGGATGACGGCGAAGTCGAACGGGGCGCCCTGGCCGCCGGTCGCGGCGCCCTGGGAGATCCACTGGTCGGACGTCTGGGCCCAGTCGCCCCACCACACACCGTGGGGAGCGATCTGCTCCTTGGGTGCCTTCTCCAGGTCGGCGGTGGACTTGGCGCTGTCGTTGTACGACGGCACGAAGGCGATATTGCGGTACCAGCCGCCGCTCTTGCCGGCGTGTACACAGTGGCCCGCGGTCCACACCATGTTGGACTTGCCAGGGTTGGCCGGGTCCTTGACGACGGTCGCGGAGCAGACCATCGAACCCTCGGGGCCGTCGAAGAAGACCTTGCCGGCCTCGGCGGCGCTGGAGTGGTAAGGCGCCTTCACAGCCTGCGCGTTGACCGGCGCGGGCGTCGGGTCGGTGACACCCTCGTCGCCCGCGATGTCGTTGTCGACGGGCTTCTCCGGCGGCTTTTCCGCATCGCGCATCCGGTCCGAGTCCCAGAGGTCCTCGATCATCGGGTTGACGAAGTCCTGGGCCTCACGCAGCCACTTGTCCTTGTCCCAGTTCTTCCACTCGCCGTTCTTCCACTTGTCCAGGTCGATCCCGCGCTCCTTGAGGCGGTCCTTGAGATCGTCCGGGATAGTGATCTTGTCGTCGGCGGACGAGGTCGCGGTTGCGCTCGGCTTGTCGCCCGCGTTGTCCTCGCTCGGACCGCAGGCGGTGGCAGCCAGCGCGAGCACGGCGGCGATGGAAGCCGCGGCCAGCGTCGGGCGAATGGGTCGCATGTCGTGATCCCCCTGGGACTTCAGAACTCTGAACTGTCGGAAATGTGCGAAACATTGCTCACCCCGGCGGTGGCAACCGGAGCCGGAGTGCGGCCCCCCACTATGCCGGTGCCGATGGGGACGA
The Streptomyces lunaelactis genome window above contains:
- a CDS encoding M1 family metallopeptidase; protein product: MLHTSRRRLRAALLAAASATLVAAALPSPAPLGIGDPLFPHLGNPGYDVLAYDIAFTYGGSNSKPLDAVTKIDARVTRRLDSVNLDFTHGTVRTVEVNGLPAEFATAGEDLVVTPPDAVEEGSRLRITVTHTSDPRGTKGGEGWVRTSDGLVMANQADAAHRVFPSNDHPADKAYFTFRITAPSELTAVANGVRTAKAQAGSTTTWAYRTSHPMATELAQVSIGRSAVVRRVGPHGLPVRDVVPAADRTKLEPWLSKTPGHLEWMEQQVGPYPFETYGVLIADADTGYELETQTLSLFERSIFTSGAYPEWYVESIMVHELAHQWFGNSVSPRTWSDLWLNEGHASWYEAMYAEEKAHQSLELRMRDAYKQSDNWRAAGGPPAAPKPPTAGQKISLFRPVVYDGSSLVLYALRQTIGKEAFGRLERAWVSGYRDGTATTADFAALASRIAGRDLSVFFKAWLYGERTPPMPGHADWRSKAVAAPKAH
- a CDS encoding trypsin-like serine peptidase, giving the protein MRPIRPTLAAASIAAVLALAATACGPSEDNAGDKPSATATSSADDKITIPDDLKDRLKERGIDLDKWKNGEWKNWDKDKWLREAQDFVNPMIEDLWDSDRMRDAEKPPEKPVDNDIAGDEGVTDPTPAPVNAQAVKAPYHSSAAEAGKVFFDGPEGSMVCSATVVKDPANPGKSNMVWTAGHCVHAGKSGGWYRNIAFVPSYNDSAKSTADLEKAPKEQIAPHGVWWGDWAQTSDQWISQGAATGGQGAPFDFAVIHVTPEKGGTGKSLEETVGSALPVDFSAPAVPEIDNMTATGYPAAPPFDGQKLFQCADKPGRLSIKANDPTMYRIGCTMTGGSSGGGWVAKGQDGKDALVSNTSIGPVTAGWLAGPRLGDEAKGVYNAVSKKFAGQ
- a CDS encoding RelA/SpoT family protein, which gives rise to MSAEATNPGAHSRRRGRPRIDLRRIGRAALMGPTARDRLPDAIGHVAEAHRAHHPDADLANLRKAYVLAESSHRGQFRKSGEPYITHPLAVTLILAELGAETTTLTASLLHDTVEDTEVTLDQVRTEFGAEVCYLVDGVTKLEKVDYGAAAEPETFRKMLVATGNDVRVMSIKLADRLHNMRTLGVMRPEKQARIARVTRDVLIPLAERLGVQALKTELEDLVFAILHPEEYERTRALIADNATAGDALAATAEDFRVVLRDAGIAAEVLIRPRHFVSVHRSRLKRGEMRGTDFGRLLVLVGEDADCYGVLGELHTCFTPVISEFKDFIAAPKFNLYQSLHTAVAGPDGAVAEVLIRTHQMHKVAEAGVIALGNPYVPLEPAEGMEPADGERADPTRPGWLSRLLEWQQSTPDPDTFWTSLRADLAQDREITVYRADGGMLGLPAGASCVDAAYAQYGEEAHACIGARVNGRLATLSTVLSDGDTVHLLLAQDAASGPSPDWLDQARTPAARIAISSWLQSHPEGAKIPAAAPRRAAPVTADRRAAANAVVDLPDATVRLAGCCTPVPPDAVTGFAVRGGAVTVHREECPAVARMRALDREPIGVSWGDAAECRVTLIAESFGRPRLLADLTEAIATEGAAIVSATVEPPSEQRVRHTYTLQLPDAAGLPALMRAMRDVPGVYDVSRTQHPAATA
- the hflX gene encoding GTPase HflX translates to MTSSSSPSQDEQSFAETRTESLRADALMEEDVAWSHEIDGDRDGDQFDRSERAALRRVAGLSTELEDVTEVEYRQLRLERVVLVGVWTTGTVQDSENSLAELAALAETAGALVLDGVIQRRDKPDPATYIGSGKAQELRDIVLETGADTVVCDGELSPGQLIHLEDVVKVKVVDRTALILDIFAQHAKSREGKAQVALAQMQYMLPRLRGWGQSLSRQMGGGGSGSSGGGMATRGPGETKIETDRRRIREKMAKMRREIAEMKTGREIKRQERRRNKVPSVAIAGYTNAGKSSLLNRLTGAGVLVENSLFATLDPTVRRAETPSGRLYTLADTVGFVRHLPHHLVEAFRSTMEEVGDSDLILHVVDGSHPAPEEQLAAVREVIREVGATNVPEIVVINKADAADPLVLQRLLRIERHAIAVSARTGMGIDELLALIDVELPRPKVEIEVLVPYTQGGLVSRVHAEGEVLSEEHTTEGTLLKARVHEELAAALAPYVPVAG